Proteins encoded together in one Sander lucioperca isolate FBNREF2018 chromosome 17, SLUC_FBN_1.2, whole genome shotgun sequence window:
- the LOC116034662 gene encoding mucin-2-like isoform X2 has protein sequence MEYHSGGSLPLLGRPRYCPGANANGGYLCETGHCCGETGCCTYYYELWWFWLLWTVLILFSCCCAYRHRRAKLRVQQQQRQREISLLAYHGANSYPSSMLDLSFLASLKLPSYEEVAAQPSTPPPPYSSVFTSPRYPQPPRAADPHLLTQHDPLLHRPLSTGPSSLSSDNSSSCSCDSCCPSSPCSSSLSAPVTYETDTSHATTPGEATPLTFDVTLETISAAATCLEVNETQFVSERMVGTVAIDIIDEDANGAQEPNSTNSSVPNQTVTVAVVTRAASPQPLPSPRTEVALSVLTTSPMKQQLELAPCTPLVSPVTLPSPSVVDTTLPSIQIISIESPAEGPETTPAPKITSMSGPPTPTACTSGSPTETQTLDLTRTFDTATLSSSPTSLLSPDDRRTLTLITSSASLPTSDPNPSLVPIPAPSNLTQAPAPVPSNNTRVPSPVHSNITQVPSPVPSNITQVPDPILTNLTQAPAPVPSSLIQVPEQLPSNITQTPDPGPSNLTQAPAPVPSSLIQVPEQLPSNISQVPDPVLSNIYQATDPILTPLTPLPPSPTSGLPQHPGSVAVLVSCLDPAAVPADSGPSLVLSQSSESVGSRSGPLSTPAPVLTFPTHASSASSSSCPAITINSESSYTSPAAFSPSLTPSLPSPSSLPTFPALSSTSLPAPALLLDPLSALHQSNKGGSSPGHASSLSPSPRATQSPPKQTLFSPCVDIFEPGPPSWEEGEEEQEEEDNDDDEDEDMGADESQYRHRRLTGDSGIEVCRCRVEEEDEEEEEEEGERKEDGRKGGGGERDSKGGGNTDLHDSVDCPARGQVTTGEGLTLCNSTPTPTSEDSCKIVIVMETV, from the exons ATGGAGTACCACTCCGGTGGCAGCCTGCCCCTGCTGGGGAGACCGCGGTACTGCCCTGGGGCCAATGCTAACGGAGGATACCTGTGTGAGACGGGACACTGCTGCGGAGAGACCGGCTGCTGCACCTACTACTATGAACTCTGGT GGTTCTGGCTGCTGTGGACCGTCCTCATCCTGTTCAGCTGCTGCTGTGCGTACCGACACCGCCGAGCCAAACTGAGagttcagcagcagcagagacagagagagatcagCCTGCTGGCCTACCACGGAGCCAACTCCTACCCCTCGTCCATGCTGGACCTCA GTTTCCTGGCGTCTCTGAAGCTGCCGTCCTATGAGGAGGTGGCAGCTCAACCCTCCACCCCTCCTCCGCCATACAGCTCTGTGTTCACTTCCCCACGTTACCCGCAGCCCCCGCGCGCCGCCGACCCCCACCTGCTCACGCAGCACGACCCGCTGTTGCACCGGCCGCTCAGCACCGGCCCGTCCTCGCTCAGCTCCGACAACAG CTCCAGTTGTTCCTGTGACTCCTGCTGCCCCTCCTCTCCGTGTAGCTCCTCCCTGTCGGCCCCCGTCACGTATGAGACTGACACAAGCCACGCCACCACACCTGGCGAGGCCACGCCCCTCACCTTTGATGTCACTTTGGAAACCATCTCCGCCGCTGCAACCTGTTTGGAGGTAAATGAAACACAATTTGTTTCTGAGAGGATGGTTGGCACAGTGGCCATTGACATCATTGATGAAGACGCTAACGGAGCACAGGAACCCAATTCCACTAATTCATCGGTTCCCAACCAGACTGTTACTGTGGCGGTTGTTACCAGGGCGGCCTCCCCTCAGCCTCTGCCCTCTCCCAGGACAGAGGTGGCTCTTTCTGTTCTAACTACATCTCCCATGAAGCAACAGCTCGAATTAGCACCGTGTACCCCACTTGTCAGCCCAGTTACACTCCCAAGTCCAAGTGTTGTTGACACAACACTCCCCTCCATCCAGATAATAAGCATTGAGAGTCCAGCTGAGGGCCCCGAAACTACCCCTGCCCCAAAAATCACCTCAATGTCAGGCCCTCCTACCCCAACAGCTTGCACTTCTGGCAGTCCTACAGAAACTCAAACCCTTGATCTAACAAGAACTTTTGATACCGCTACCCTTTCTAGTAGCCCAACCTCATTACTGTCCCCAGATGATAGAAGAACTTTGACCCTCATAACAAGCTCTGCTAGTCTCCCAACCTCAGACCCAAATCCTAGCCTTGTGCCGATCCCGGCACCTTCAAACCTTACCCAAGCTCCTGCCCCAGTACCTTCAAACAATACCCGGGTGCCTTCCCCAGTTCATTCAAACATTACCCAAGTTCCTTCCCCAGT ACCTTCAAACATTACCCAAGTTCCAGATCCAATACTTACAAACCTTACCCAAGCTCCTGCTCCAGTACCTTCAAGTCTTATCCAAGTACCAGAACAACTACCTTCAAACATTACCCAAACTCCAGACCCAGGACCTTCAAACCTTACCCAAGCTCCTGCTCCAGTACCTTCAAGTCTTATCCAAGTACCAGAACAACTACCTTCAAACATTTCCCAAGTTCCAGACCCAGTTCTTTCAAACATTTACCAAGCTACCGACCCAATTCTAACCCCCCTTACCCCCTTACCTCCCAGCCCAACATCAGGCTTGCCCCAACACCCAGGGTCTGTTGCTGTTCTTGTGTCTTGTCTCGATCCAGCTGCAGTACCAGCTGATTCAGGTCCTTCTCTGGTCCTGTCTCAATCGTCAGAGTCAGTGGGCTCCAGATCAGGTCCACTGTCTACTCCTGCCCCAGTGCTGACTTTCCCAACACATGCATCCTccgcttcctcttcctcctgcccAGCCATAACCATAAACTCTGAATCTTCTTACACTTCACCTGCAGCCTTTTCCCCATCCTTGACCCCATCCCTTCCTTCTCCTTCTTCCCTTCCCACCTTTCCAGCCCTGTCTTCTACTTCCCTCCCGGCCCCAGCTTTACTCCTTGACCCCCTCAGTGCTCTGCACCAGTCCAACAAAGGTGGATCCTCCCCTGGCCATgcttcctccctctccccctcgcCTCGTGCTACTCAGTCCCCTCCGAAACAAACTCTCTTTTCGCCCTGCGTGGATATCTTTGAACCGGGACCTCCGAGctgggaggaaggagaggaggaacaggaggaggaggacaatgatgatgatgaagatgaggaCATGGGAGCAGATGAGAGCCAGTATAGACATCGGCGACTTACCGGTGACTCTGGCATCGAGGTGTGCAGGTGtcgggtggaggaggaggacgaggaggaggaagaggaggagggggaaaggaaggaggatggccggaaaggaggaggaggggagagggattCAAAAGGAGGCGGAAACACTGATCTCCATGATAGCGTGGACTGCCCTGCTAGAGGTCAGGTCACCACAGGGGAAGGACTTACACTGTGTAACTCCACGCCAACGCCAACGTCCGAGGACAGTTGCAAAATCGTCATTGTCATGGAGACTGTGTGA
- the LOC116034662 gene encoding mucin-5AC-like isoform X3, whose product MEYHSGGSLPLLGRPRYCPGANANGGYLCETGHCCGETGCCTYYYELWWFWLLWTVLILFSCCCAYRHRRAKLRVQQQQRQREISLLAYHGANSYPSSMLDLSFLASLKLPSYEEVAAQPSTPPPPYSSVFTSPRYPQPPRAADPHLLTQHDPLLHRPLSTGPSSLSSDNSSSCSCDSCCPSSPCSSSLSAPVTYETDTSHATTPGEATPLTFDVTLETISAAATCLEVNETQFVSERMVGTVAIDIIDEDANGAQEPNSTNSSVPNQTVTVAVVTRAASPQPLPSPRTEVALSVLTTSPMKQQLELAPCTPLVSPVTLPSPSVVDTTLPSIQIISIESPAEGPETTPAPKITSMSGPPTPTACTSGSPTETQTLDLTRTFDTATLSSSPTSLLSPDDRRTLTLITSSASLPTSDPNPSLVPIPAPSNLTQAPAPVPSNNTRVPSPVHSNITQVPSPVPSSFTQTLDPGPSNITQVPDPILTNLTQAPAPVPSSLIQVPEQLPSNISQVPDPVLSNIYQATDPILTPLTPLPPSPTSGLPQHPGSVAVLVSCLDPAAVPADSGPSLVLSQSSESVGSRSGPLSTPAPVLTFPTHASSASSSSCPAITINSESSYTSPAAFSPSLTPSLPSPSSLPTFPALSSTSLPAPALLLDPLSALHQSNKGGSSPGHASSLSPSPRATQSPPKQTLFSPCVDIFEPGPPSWEEGEEEQEEEDNDDDEDEDMGADESQYRHRRLTGDSGIEVCRCRVEEEDEEEEEEEGERKEDGRKGGGGERDSKGGGNTDLHDSVDCPARGQVTTGEGLTLCNSTPTPTSEDSCKIVIVMETV is encoded by the exons ATGGAGTACCACTCCGGTGGCAGCCTGCCCCTGCTGGGGAGACCGCGGTACTGCCCTGGGGCCAATGCTAACGGAGGATACCTGTGTGAGACGGGACACTGCTGCGGAGAGACCGGCTGCTGCACCTACTACTATGAACTCTGGT GGTTCTGGCTGCTGTGGACCGTCCTCATCCTGTTCAGCTGCTGCTGTGCGTACCGACACCGCCGAGCCAAACTGAGagttcagcagcagcagagacagagagagatcagCCTGCTGGCCTACCACGGAGCCAACTCCTACCCCTCGTCCATGCTGGACCTCA GTTTCCTGGCGTCTCTGAAGCTGCCGTCCTATGAGGAGGTGGCAGCTCAACCCTCCACCCCTCCTCCGCCATACAGCTCTGTGTTCACTTCCCCACGTTACCCGCAGCCCCCGCGCGCCGCCGACCCCCACCTGCTCACGCAGCACGACCCGCTGTTGCACCGGCCGCTCAGCACCGGCCCGTCCTCGCTCAGCTCCGACAACAG CTCCAGTTGTTCCTGTGACTCCTGCTGCCCCTCCTCTCCGTGTAGCTCCTCCCTGTCGGCCCCCGTCACGTATGAGACTGACACAAGCCACGCCACCACACCTGGCGAGGCCACGCCCCTCACCTTTGATGTCACTTTGGAAACCATCTCCGCCGCTGCAACCTGTTTGGAGGTAAATGAAACACAATTTGTTTCTGAGAGGATGGTTGGCACAGTGGCCATTGACATCATTGATGAAGACGCTAACGGAGCACAGGAACCCAATTCCACTAATTCATCGGTTCCCAACCAGACTGTTACTGTGGCGGTTGTTACCAGGGCGGCCTCCCCTCAGCCTCTGCCCTCTCCCAGGACAGAGGTGGCTCTTTCTGTTCTAACTACATCTCCCATGAAGCAACAGCTCGAATTAGCACCGTGTACCCCACTTGTCAGCCCAGTTACACTCCCAAGTCCAAGTGTTGTTGACACAACACTCCCCTCCATCCAGATAATAAGCATTGAGAGTCCAGCTGAGGGCCCCGAAACTACCCCTGCCCCAAAAATCACCTCAATGTCAGGCCCTCCTACCCCAACAGCTTGCACTTCTGGCAGTCCTACAGAAACTCAAACCCTTGATCTAACAAGAACTTTTGATACCGCTACCCTTTCTAGTAGCCCAACCTCATTACTGTCCCCAGATGATAGAAGAACTTTGACCCTCATAACAAGCTCTGCTAGTCTCCCAACCTCAGACCCAAATCCTAGCCTTGTGCCGATCCCGGCACCTTCAAACCTTACCCAAGCTCCTGCCCCAGTACCTTCAAACAATACCCGGGTGCCTTCCCCAGTTCATTCAAACATTACCCAAGTTCCTTCCCCAGTACCTTCAAGCTTTACCCAAACTCTAGACCCAGGACCTTCAAACATTACCCAAGTTCCAGATCCAATACTTACAAACCTTACCCAAGCTCCTGCTCCAGTACCTTCAA GTCTTATCCAAGTACCAGAACAACTACCTTCAAACATTTCCCAAGTTCCAGACCCAGTTCTTTCAAACATTTACCAAGCTACCGACCCAATTCTAACCCCCCTTACCCCCTTACCTCCCAGCCCAACATCAGGCTTGCCCCAACACCCAGGGTCTGTTGCTGTTCTTGTGTCTTGTCTCGATCCAGCTGCAGTACCAGCTGATTCAGGTCCTTCTCTGGTCCTGTCTCAATCGTCAGAGTCAGTGGGCTCCAGATCAGGTCCACTGTCTACTCCTGCCCCAGTGCTGACTTTCCCAACACATGCATCCTccgcttcctcttcctcctgcccAGCCATAACCATAAACTCTGAATCTTCTTACACTTCACCTGCAGCCTTTTCCCCATCCTTGACCCCATCCCTTCCTTCTCCTTCTTCCCTTCCCACCTTTCCAGCCCTGTCTTCTACTTCCCTCCCGGCCCCAGCTTTACTCCTTGACCCCCTCAGTGCTCTGCACCAGTCCAACAAAGGTGGATCCTCCCCTGGCCATgcttcctccctctccccctcgcCTCGTGCTACTCAGTCCCCTCCGAAACAAACTCTCTTTTCGCCCTGCGTGGATATCTTTGAACCGGGACCTCCGAGctgggaggaaggagaggaggaacaggaggaggaggacaatgatgatgatgaagatgaggaCATGGGAGCAGATGAGAGCCAGTATAGACATCGGCGACTTACCGGTGACTCTGGCATCGAGGTGTGCAGGTGtcgggtggaggaggaggacgaggaggaggaagaggaggagggggaaaggaaggaggatggccggaaaggaggaggaggggagagggattCAAAAGGAGGCGGAAACACTGATCTCCATGATAGCGTGGACTGCCCTGCTAGAGGTCAGGTCACCACAGGGGAAGGACTTACACTGTGTAACTCCACGCCAACGCCAACGTCCGAGGACAGTTGCAAAATCGTCATTGTCATGGAGACTGTGTGA
- the LOC116034662 gene encoding flocculation protein FLO11-like isoform X1, with product MEYHSGGSLPLLGRPRYCPGANANGGYLCETGHCCGETGCCTYYYELWWFWLLWTVLILFSCCCAYRHRRAKLRVQQQQRQREISLLAYHGANSYPSSMLDLSFLASLKLPSYEEVAAQPSTPPPPYSSVFTSPRYPQPPRAADPHLLTQHDPLLHRPLSTGPSSLSSDNSSSCSCDSCCPSSPCSSSLSAPVTYETDTSHATTPGEATPLTFDVTLETISAAATCLEVNETQFVSERMVGTVAIDIIDEDANGAQEPNSTNSSVPNQTVTVAVVTRAASPQPLPSPRTEVALSVLTTSPMKQQLELAPCTPLVSPVTLPSPSVVDTTLPSIQIISIESPAEGPETTPAPKITSMSGPPTPTACTSGSPTETQTLDLTRTFDTATLSSSPTSLLSPDDRRTLTLITSSASLPTSDPNPSLVPIPAPSNLTQAPAPVPSNNTRVPSPVHSNITQVPSPVPSSFTQTLDPGPSNITQVPDPILTNLTQAPAPVPSSLIQVPEQLPSNITQTPDPGPSNLTQAPAPVPSSLIQVPEQLPSNISQVPDPVLSNIYQATDPILTPLTPLPPSPTSGLPQHPGSVAVLVSCLDPAAVPADSGPSLVLSQSSESVGSRSGPLSTPAPVLTFPTHASSASSSSCPAITINSESSYTSPAAFSPSLTPSLPSPSSLPTFPALSSTSLPAPALLLDPLSALHQSNKGGSSPGHASSLSPSPRATQSPPKQTLFSPCVDIFEPGPPSWEEGEEEQEEEDNDDDEDEDMGADESQYRHRRLTGDSGIEVCRCRVEEEDEEEEEEEGERKEDGRKGGGGERDSKGGGNTDLHDSVDCPARGQVTTGEGLTLCNSTPTPTSEDSCKIVIVMETV from the exons ATGGAGTACCACTCCGGTGGCAGCCTGCCCCTGCTGGGGAGACCGCGGTACTGCCCTGGGGCCAATGCTAACGGAGGATACCTGTGTGAGACGGGACACTGCTGCGGAGAGACCGGCTGCTGCACCTACTACTATGAACTCTGGT GGTTCTGGCTGCTGTGGACCGTCCTCATCCTGTTCAGCTGCTGCTGTGCGTACCGACACCGCCGAGCCAAACTGAGagttcagcagcagcagagacagagagagatcagCCTGCTGGCCTACCACGGAGCCAACTCCTACCCCTCGTCCATGCTGGACCTCA GTTTCCTGGCGTCTCTGAAGCTGCCGTCCTATGAGGAGGTGGCAGCTCAACCCTCCACCCCTCCTCCGCCATACAGCTCTGTGTTCACTTCCCCACGTTACCCGCAGCCCCCGCGCGCCGCCGACCCCCACCTGCTCACGCAGCACGACCCGCTGTTGCACCGGCCGCTCAGCACCGGCCCGTCCTCGCTCAGCTCCGACAACAG CTCCAGTTGTTCCTGTGACTCCTGCTGCCCCTCCTCTCCGTGTAGCTCCTCCCTGTCGGCCCCCGTCACGTATGAGACTGACACAAGCCACGCCACCACACCTGGCGAGGCCACGCCCCTCACCTTTGATGTCACTTTGGAAACCATCTCCGCCGCTGCAACCTGTTTGGAGGTAAATGAAACACAATTTGTTTCTGAGAGGATGGTTGGCACAGTGGCCATTGACATCATTGATGAAGACGCTAACGGAGCACAGGAACCCAATTCCACTAATTCATCGGTTCCCAACCAGACTGTTACTGTGGCGGTTGTTACCAGGGCGGCCTCCCCTCAGCCTCTGCCCTCTCCCAGGACAGAGGTGGCTCTTTCTGTTCTAACTACATCTCCCATGAAGCAACAGCTCGAATTAGCACCGTGTACCCCACTTGTCAGCCCAGTTACACTCCCAAGTCCAAGTGTTGTTGACACAACACTCCCCTCCATCCAGATAATAAGCATTGAGAGTCCAGCTGAGGGCCCCGAAACTACCCCTGCCCCAAAAATCACCTCAATGTCAGGCCCTCCTACCCCAACAGCTTGCACTTCTGGCAGTCCTACAGAAACTCAAACCCTTGATCTAACAAGAACTTTTGATACCGCTACCCTTTCTAGTAGCCCAACCTCATTACTGTCCCCAGATGATAGAAGAACTTTGACCCTCATAACAAGCTCTGCTAGTCTCCCAACCTCAGACCCAAATCCTAGCCTTGTGCCGATCCCGGCACCTTCAAACCTTACCCAAGCTCCTGCCCCAGTACCTTCAAACAATACCCGGGTGCCTTCCCCAGTTCATTCAAACATTACCCAAGTTCCTTCCCCAGTACCTTCAAGCTTTACCCAAACTCTAGACCCAGGACCTTCAAACATTACCCAAGTTCCAGATCCAATACTTACAAACCTTACCCAAGCTCCTGCTCCAGTACCTTCAAGTCTTATCCAAGTACCAGAACAACTACCTTCAAACATTACCCAAACTCCAGACCCAGGACCTTCAAACCTTACCCAAGCTCCTGCTCCAGTACCTTCAAGTCTTATCCAAGTACCAGAACAACTACCTTCAAACATTTCCCAAGTTCCAGACCCAGTTCTTTCAAACATTTACCAAGCTACCGACCCAATTCTAACCCCCCTTACCCCCTTACCTCCCAGCCCAACATCAGGCTTGCCCCAACACCCAGGGTCTGTTGCTGTTCTTGTGTCTTGTCTCGATCCAGCTGCAGTACCAGCTGATTCAGGTCCTTCTCTGGTCCTGTCTCAATCGTCAGAGTCAGTGGGCTCCAGATCAGGTCCACTGTCTACTCCTGCCCCAGTGCTGACTTTCCCAACACATGCATCCTccgcttcctcttcctcctgcccAGCCATAACCATAAACTCTGAATCTTCTTACACTTCACCTGCAGCCTTTTCCCCATCCTTGACCCCATCCCTTCCTTCTCCTTCTTCCCTTCCCACCTTTCCAGCCCTGTCTTCTACTTCCCTCCCGGCCCCAGCTTTACTCCTTGACCCCCTCAGTGCTCTGCACCAGTCCAACAAAGGTGGATCCTCCCCTGGCCATgcttcctccctctccccctcgcCTCGTGCTACTCAGTCCCCTCCGAAACAAACTCTCTTTTCGCCCTGCGTGGATATCTTTGAACCGGGACCTCCGAGctgggaggaaggagaggaggaacaggaggaggaggacaatgatgatgatgaagatgaggaCATGGGAGCAGATGAGAGCCAGTATAGACATCGGCGACTTACCGGTGACTCTGGCATCGAGGTGTGCAGGTGtcgggtggaggaggaggacgaggaggaggaagaggaggagggggaaaggaaggaggatggccggaaaggaggaggaggggagagggattCAAAAGGAGGCGGAAACACTGATCTCCATGATAGCGTGGACTGCCCTGCTAGAGGTCAGGTCACCACAGGGGAAGGACTTACACTGTGTAACTCCACGCCAACGCCAACGTCCGAGGACAGTTGCAAAATCGTCATTGTCATGGAGACTGTGTGA